The Oscillatoria salina IIICB1 genome window below encodes:
- the mgtE gene encoding magnesium transporter, with translation MTLTDNLTSVQTNSRNELRQLVRSQLQLLLEQGNLQGAKALLVPVQPVDIAEAIEGLPESMQAIAFRLLSKDEAIEVYEYLDSAVQQALIQEFKRQEVIDIVDKMSPDDRARLFDELPAKIVRRLLAQLSPGERQATALLLGYEEDTAGRIMTPEYVSLKESLTVGQTLERLRSLAQTSEIIYYLYVTDNQRRLTGIVSLRDLVVSEPEKSLGEIITRDVVSVHTDTDQEEVARMIQRYDLLAIPVVDKEQRLVGVVTVDDVIDILEQEATEDIYALGGGVQSGRDNYFQTNLFAVARKRVVWLFVLLLTNSVTGTIIRSQESLLQQVVTLAAFIPLLTGTGGNVGAQSSTVVIRGLNTDEIRDLGPGQVIFREALAGILLGSILGFVATFWAYWLQGNIYVAVAVGSSLIAIALLASVAGSALPFLFRTLGLDPALMSAPFITTAVDVLGVLIYFNIARMVLGL, from the coding sequence TTGACCTTGACTGATAATCTTACTTCTGTACAAACTAATTCTCGCAATGAACTGCGGCAACTGGTACGCAGTCAGTTACAATTGCTACTCGAACAAGGAAATCTTCAGGGAGCAAAAGCGCTGTTGGTTCCTGTACAACCTGTAGATATTGCTGAAGCAATTGAAGGTTTACCAGAGTCGATGCAGGCGATCGCGTTTCGTCTCCTTTCTAAGGATGAAGCGATCGAAGTTTACGAATATCTCGATTCTGCCGTACAACAAGCTTTAATTCAAGAGTTTAAGCGTCAAGAGGTGATCGATATTGTTGATAAAATGTCTCCTGACGATCGCGCGAGGTTGTTTGATGAGTTACCAGCGAAGATTGTCCGTCGTTTGCTAGCGCAGTTAAGTCCTGGAGAACGTCAAGCGACTGCTTTATTACTCGGTTATGAGGAAGATACTGCGGGGCGGATTATGACCCCTGAGTATGTTTCTCTCAAGGAAAGTTTAACTGTTGGTCAAACTTTGGAACGTCTTCGTTCTTTAGCGCAAACTTCGGAAATTATTTATTACCTTTATGTAACTGACAATCAAAGACGTTTAACTGGAATTGTTTCTTTGCGCGATTTGGTAGTTTCGGAACCGGAAAAAAGCCTCGGTGAAATTATCACTCGCGATGTGGTTTCGGTGCATACTGATACTGACCAAGAAGAAGTGGCGCGGATGATTCAGCGCTATGATTTGCTGGCTATTCCTGTTGTTGATAAAGAACAAAGATTGGTTGGTGTCGTTACTGTTGATGACGTTATTGATATTTTAGAACAAGAAGCTACTGAAGATATTTATGCTCTTGGTGGTGGCGTTCAATCGGGGCGCGATAATTATTTTCAAACGAATTTGTTTGCTGTTGCTCGTAAACGGGTAGTTTGGTTATTTGTTTTGTTACTAACTAATAGTGTTACTGGTACGATTATTCGTTCTCAAGAGTCTCTTTTGCAGCAAGTTGTTACTTTGGCGGCGTTTATTCCTCTGTTAACTGGTACTGGCGGTAACGTCGGCGCACAGTCTTCTACTGTTGTGATTCGTGGTTTAAATACTGATGAAATTCGCGATTTGGGTCCGGGACAAGTGATTTTTCGCGAAGCTTTGGCGGGTATTTTGTTAGGTTCGATTTTGGGTTTTGTTGCTACTTTTTGGGCTTATTGGTTACAAGGTAATATTTATGTTGCTGTAGCGGTGGGATCGAGTTTAATAGCGATCGCGCTTTTGGCTTCTGTGGCTGGTTCGGCTTTACCTTTTTTGTTCCGCACTCTCGGT